TAGGCTTTAATGCCCATTCCGTGAATCCTTTCCATGACTCTTCGGAGATATAATAAAGTGACGCCTGCGGAGAAGCATCTTCTGGCAATGGTGAATCGCTAAGCTGAAGTCCATGACCTTTTCTTTTGCACCATTTCTCCCACTGTGACGGCGGTGGAGCTGTATTCATCTCtgtcttttctttctttactgGATTATCCACTGAACCTCGGACCGAAGTCATTGGAGTCCaccagtcttcttcttttttgtcctGAGATGGATCAAAGCCTGGCACATACGACGTCTGAGAAAGCCCTTCAACCCCTTGTGTACCTATCCCGCGACCCAAATCATCTGCTTCACTATAATTCACATCGAATGTAGTCTCGGAACCATCCTGTTAtttcatgacaaataagcaataaTTGAGATACCAAAATACATTatcattaataattattttacataaaagttCCAGaccattacataagttcaaacaAGACACTTACAAACCAAGAACACTTACACACCAAGCACACATACAAACCGAGACCTTATAAAGTACAACAAAATTCAGGCCGATAACTTAGATGCCAATAAAACAAACAGACACGCAAACCACGAACTTAAACAAGACAAAATAACATTGaagaggatggtgaagactAGTGTTTGTTTACCCCGCGTGTGGACCTCCTCAACGGTGCCTGGCTCGTCGATGGCTTTGTCGGTGAAGGCTCTCCAAGCTCAACTTCAACGCTGGCTTCCTTACGTGATTGTTTAAGCTCTGTCCGCATCTGCTCAAATGTCTCGGCCATCTGTTTCTGTATCCTTTGTTCCATTCCAGAGAAGTTGTGCTCAAACAACTGTGTCATAAAAGCCTTCATGTCTTCATTAAAAGGAGCTTGCTTTGCGCCACTTGCGAGAACCTTATGCTTTCTCTTCTCCATACCACGATCGGGAAGCCTCTTTTTACCCCTCTTTGATCTAGAACCAACGTTTTTTGATCCTTTCGGAGTCTGAAAGTCGTCATCACTCTCGGCTGCTTCAACATTCACGCTTGCTTCATCATTCACAGCTGATTCGTCATCGAGAGATAAAGAAatcacttcattttcttcagttTCCCAAACATGCTCACTAAAATCATGCCCCTTCTTTATCATCTCCATCAGAACCTTGATTCTGTCATCCTCCACATCATCATCTCTGCGAAACGCCTGAGCTTTGACAACATCATAATTTCCTGTCCATGAGATGTATGGGTAGATGTCATCCTACACAAGACAGGGAAATACAGTTAGATACTAACTACTCATTTCAAACCGGAAAGAGTCgtcataaatagataaaattaccTTGGGTGTAATAATCTCCTCCAAGCGAATGATCTCCTCATATGACACCTTCGCAGCTCCCATCCAGTTTATGCATCTAGGACCGTccttgaaacccttatccaGCTTTTTTCCACAAAGCTTCCCGATTTTTGGCACCgcttccattgcccaaatctgCAAGGCGTATGAGAAGCCATCCAAGACATAGCTAGTGGTCTTTTCCTTCAGTTGGGAACGATTTTTGGCTATGGATTTGCAGAGAAGGTCATAAGCAGCAACTCCCCAAGGATACCTTCGAACTCTGTCAAGATCCATGACCACCGCGATGTACTTCAGGGGGATATTAGCCTTCTCATCTCTCGCCAATACCACACAAAGAATGATCGCCAAGTAGATAAGACGTATGCGATCTGCATTCTTCCATTTCTTTACAGCTTCCTTGTCCTTAGTCCACAGGTTGAAGAGTGTAATTGTTCCATCTTTTCTCCTCAAAACCTTGCTCCAGAAACCACCATCATATTTCCACTCTTCAAACTCCTCAATCGAAATGTGAGTATCGCATTCAAACCCGGTTACGGCGTGGAACTCTTGCAATGAGAATCGAAGCGGTCTCCTCGCAAAGACAAACCATAGCTCGTGCTGTAAGAAAGTCACCAGCTCCCTACACAAGAAGCTGTGTATCACCCTCGCAGAGTATCCAAGACCATTCTCATGGAGCTTAAAAATCTGATGAAAAACTGGGTCTTTCTTCACGACATCCAACTCCTTTGGCAGCCACGCTTGGAACTTTCGGATTATGTAGTCGATCCTGCAGTTGTTGTTGATCTGAGTAACTCGGGGCTCCTCGCCCTCCTTAAAAAGCCTCTTCGGTAGCTCCTCAGACATAGCTACAAACCGTGACAAAATTATTAGTTCAACATGTAAAGGTTTCAATATCATCACACATGTAAAGGTTTCAATAATATCAACCAATCCgtgaaacaaaattattttaagaaacacggcaaatcattttaaaaaaaaatcaagctttaatggaaGAACACTTCGATTTCGTTTAATATGAGAATCTATAGATGAAATCCAATACCTTCTGTGAAGAATTGTGAGATTGAGAGGCGAAATTGATGGAAGAACACTTCGAAAATCGATTTGACCCGACGAAGAGGAAGAACGATTCGCAGCCGTTGTGTCTTCAGTGAGATCGAAAAGGATGGTGACGGAGACGAGAGTAGAGACCACGGGCTGATGAAACACCGACGAAGAACAGAGCTTCTCACCGTTGAACCCTAAATCGCCGTGGGAGAGCGACGAGTCTACGACGGAGAAGACAAAGAGAAAGGGGAATTAGGTTTGCGGCATCCCGCGTCTCCTTTTTTCccatttagtgttttttttattttttaatttttatagattttaattttaacattaaaatctattacgaaaattattataatttataatttaaattcaacaTAATTGGTAAATTAAGGGTACTTTGGTATTTTACAAGATCTAAAATcctattttcctaaaatatctTCTAGAAATCCTAATGTGACAAATCCAAGTTCAAAGTGTCCTATTTATccaatttttcctttttattactCACGATTATTTCCactatcattttctttttcatattattatCATCTTAAATAtctcttttatattatttgaggAACATTATAGATAACTAACCTTAAGTTGATGTGTTATTATCAAAATTGCCATTTCCTATGTGGCATCACCACAAGCTCTCTCATACCCTATATTTAAAAATCCTTTGTTAACTAGACTAATTACAATAATTGCCATTACTTGCCATTGATCATTAGATTATAACTTtactaatataatatatgttttttttttcattacaaTGACGAACAAAACATTGACGTTCATGTTTAATGcgttgttattattattattattattattatttcctaTACTTACAAAGTTACTTATATATGAGATAACAATTTTTTGGTAATATACGTGTTATAAATTATACTTCTTAAagttaaatagttaaataaaagagatatatatatatatatatatgcacatgACCAATTTATAATCATGATGTTTCGGATTATACcattatgtgtatatatatcgGATTTCATGTAACAAAATATTACcgttaaaattataatatctatgATCAAGTTAAATAGATTGAGACAAAAATATTGTATaccattttatatatagttatacaattatatatattgtatagcATTTTATAGATAGTTAGACACAATCTAAGTATAATGTCTACATATAGTCTAATTCAAGAAAAATGGCTAATTATAGTGtctacaaattaattaaatgtcTAACTATAACAAAATCACGATGACCTGTATAATTCTGTTTAAGGACTTATCACATTTAATGATTGTTACGAAATCACGTTGTCTAATAgcatgaattaaaaaaaatacaaattcaaATCTGGGTGATATTAAAGAAACATGATTTACGAGCACAACCGTGATTAATGATTGTTAAAAGGAAACTTCTAAtaactttgatatatttttaaattacaaatgGTAACAAGGCGTGGACCattatttttgatcattttttgtaataatataaCGTCGATTATGGTTACAAAATTGGAAACAACAACTTAACTTTTGTATATAAGGAAGTTAGATTATGCATTCAAattattgtaattaattaataatcatgagttttattattattattaattgtgtCATATAAAGGAagtttgatttaactatttacaaaattaaggtAAGTTGCGATTACGATTGGAGCGCAAGTTACGTGAAAtcaaatatgtaatattttctttaattacggtgattattttatgtttcattAACCACATGGGCAATGATTTCTTAATATAAATATACTCCTTCTACAATTCATTGACTCACTATACccctttttatttgtttctttaaaGTTTGtttctatcatattttatttttctattatatatgtttctttgaatgttatatcatattttttttattatgaaatcAATAATTCTATTtcctatgttttgttttgtcttaaattcataataaattaataaaagttattGCATACTAttaaacctattttttaaataacatcaATCTAATTTACACATAACCAATtacacacaatttttttttcaaaaaaacacttaagcttacattatatatacattCACACTTTTGttccatatataaattttttaatatatataaattaaaaaaaaaaattcttttggtCACTCGTTCTGCGCAGAGCGCGGTTTATCACCTAGTAATAAAAAGATTTCTCATATTTATTCATGCCAGCAAAGTACGGTTCAAAGTATCCCACTACTtctaatcccctatatattaaaagagaagcattacaacatatttttgtagccacatgtcatcaccacaatcattctAAGAATCCTTaggaaaatatgttggtccatataaatatataataagctttttattaaactaaccataaattaatcataaatgttattcattgttttcttaaataaaaatcatggaattacctaatgtggctaaagtatatatgacaattaatgattttgaataataaatatttgataaaaattagcctattctctatcattttttttacaattttaacttattaaaataaattaaacaaccacattaactatataataaaaatttagatttttttcatatatgttatattttgaatttttaaaaatgaatataaatgaataaagttgttaaaaatttcacattgaaatttttgtgatccatggtttaaaatttatgttataacaagatacaatgattgcaaaattacataagtatgaaatcttatttaataaatattttatatatgcatattaatattttttataataaattatataccatataaaatacatatgtattttaatttcgaatttgctttgaatatttttgatagaaaatttgaacaattattgacaaattaatatttagattttaaactttgcattgaatgtttttaaaattagaaattactaaaactattaaacatcccacaaattttttattgttatcattgatttaaaatttttgttatacggaaataaaacaatcaaaaataatatgagtataaaatattttttaacagatgtaaatattaaaaatgtactatatatctatgttaatatcatttaaacttaattttataacatataaaatagaaaaagtgtttgtctggattaataaaatttatttaagtatttgtaccaatttaattatatatgtaatagttactaaaatttttaattattcaatatatatttattatttcataatatgtaaaaaatatatattatacttaaaaataatttatatataatattcattccgtgcaaggcgcgggtcttaacctagtagtacttatatatgttaatatgttttatatgcTTAAACAAACACTGCTGATTCGCTTATTAGTGCATAGAAAACTGAACGACCCAAGTACAACTAGCGAAGTAGATTCTTGCGAATTGAGGAAATGAGTTAAACACATTTGCAGTACAATTATGGGAAACTTGTGACTTCATATTCATGCTCTATTTCCAGAGGAGATTCCTTGGAAACTGGTCGGTCCTCAGACCATAGCTCCAAGTTAACCGTTCCACTGTCCCAGTTGACAATACATTTGACAACCTGACTAACGTCGAACATGTTTACCAGCTGTAGATTGAGGCTCTTGTCCACCAGCATCCATTTACCTAGAAAACAGAAACATAGGAGTATGAGTTTAAACATATGTTACATGCTCGATATGTTTGGAAAGTTATTCATTTGCCAAACAACTACTGTTGATCAATAAAGAAAGGTTTTCCACCAGTTTTAAACCAACCCTTTtgctagtgttttttttttttatgttattcatCAAAGCGCAAGTGTTTCTACTGCAGCTATTGACTAAAACATGAGAACAATATGAAGAGCGTACAGGTACTACTTACCATGTGGGATGTTGTTTCCTTCATATATTTGCTCTCCAGAATCTGGCCAAACCTCATGCTTTAATCCATCAATCGATGTGAAGGACACAAATGATTCGGTTGGATGAAAAAGAGTGAAAGTTGGATGGACTCTTAAGCATGCCAGCCTGCAGCGTTTAGTAACCATCATCAAATGAACCTTCCAATGAATTGCAAGCAACCTATTGTCTGAAAACTCTACTTAAATTACACAACAAAGATTACTAAACGGTTTCACTGCTACGGTTATGTAACCTTGCAATAATGTTAGGAAAGCTTGAAGCAAGTAGACAAACCTTGAATATCCACCAGAACCAGCACCGACACTTCGAGCTTCAATGGTAGAGGCAATACGAAGAATGTTGGGGTTGTCACTAGGTATGTTAATTTTACGCTGAAGAACCAGTCCACCGCCTACATCACCTTCTAAGATAAGAGATTCTTCTTCACTTGCATGTTCTAAATCCGTCCTACATGAGATGAAACAATCAGTTCagattaacataaataaaattaatgcaGAGAGCGTTGCCTTCCATAACATGAGAAACTGATGCAGAAGGGAACTCTTTGCACTATTGTATTTCATATCAAGATTCAGCCTCGTAAAAGAATAAGTATGTGTGAAAGAGATTGTCAAAGTAAACTTACTCAATGATATTATATTCCTCAGTGCATCCAGATGACCGGTACTCAGTACTGCTGTACTCTTCATAGCCATTGATATCTATCCTGCTATGAAGCCATTGAACTCCTGAAAATTGTAATCAACAAAAATTGTAAGTAATCATGGACACAACCTTTCTCATAAGCTTTACttgtaaaaagaaaactaattatTACCTGATGGAACATGTGACATGGATAATATCCTTCCACCAATCCAAGGAATTATATTTAGTTTCCAATTGCCATTGTTCAGCTCAATTGGGATTCTTGAAAGTTCCATTCCCTTTTGTCCAGGTAGCATTTCCTTCTCAGGTATCAATTTTGTATTTTCTACattttaataatacaaattGAAGACATTATTTATAAGTTCACAAATAACTATGTAAATTTGAATTTGGGTCTAGCTATTTCTTATGAATATGTTCGCAAATTCATGCAGATGGCTAAATATCAAAAGGCTACAATGATGAGCCACACATACTAAGATAGAGGCTAGCAGCTATATTTTCTGAAAGAAGTGTACATCAGTATGTAACAAGGTACCAAAAAGCAATACATCTCACTAGTTACAAAACTGATTACACACGCAGCTGCATGCATATTTAGAAGATGAGATTTAAACTTACCCATATGAAGTTTGAAGCTCTCATTGCTCTTGGTTATTAATTCTGAAACTTCATGTTCTGAAGGCACATTAATCTTGATAGTCTCTCCATCCATTCCCCAAGCATCAAGCTGTTcaacattattttatattcactTTTTTTGAACTTATAGTTTTACACACAAGATTTTCTTAACAAGAGAAAGAGCGGTACCATTGCACCGCCTCCTAGTAATAGCCGGACATGAACACGGCGCTTTGGCCTCTGCCAATCTCCTTCAGTTTTTGAAACCTTAACAGTAACAATGGACGAATGCTTCTCAGCAATGTAGTTTGTGATTAGAAATTTTCCTTTAGTGTAGCCATATCCATCTCCATCATCCTCAAACAAGAGGCCTTCAGCTTTGCCTGACATAGAAGAGATTGACAACAGTAATAAGTTGCAAGATgaacaaatctatactattatttacaaTTGAGTTTTCGGAATATAGTTCTCTCATTTACTTATcagatttgaaaaatataaattaccatTAACGAAATAGCTTATTTACTAATAAATTCAAagcaaaattaaaacaaaaattcaaatggTGTTCTTTTATTTCCTATAACTCAACCTATATAATTTGATACCAAGAagtcaaaaacaaaactaaattgtaatcccaaatatttatctctaaaaaactattttatcaatttctttaaaaaactaatttatttccGCTCAAGGCGTGAGAGAATCAGCAGTTTAATATACTATTTTTGCATAGCCTAGGCCAAAAGCAGATCTCCTCTATCTGGATCATAAGCTAAACTTACCATTTTCATCTAATGACACAAGTAGGGTCAAGTCATCTGACAGAGTAAACTCCCCAACATGTAGATGTGGAGGAGCCACTGATATAATGGATCCACCTCGTAAATATAATGTCGGTAAATCCTGACACAAAAAACGAGTAAACAACATTtggaaatcataaaacaaaaatctaagtTATTTACCAATgaaagaagaggagagagagtcagAACTATCAGCAATCATACCGGATGTGAATCTTCAAAATCAAACCTTAGCCAAGTTCCTTTGGGAATTATGTGATGCAATTCATGGGATCCCTGATTATTTAAAGTGCTAGACAATGATAGAACAAACCAAAGACAACTTGATGAGTATATGCTTTGCAGATTAAACTACTGAACAACTCAAAATAATGAATAAACATTTTTCCGGAAAGCTTCTACAGTTACAATgactaaaagaaaaacaaataaggTGAAAATTTCTGATGACAGTGTTGTTATTCAATTGTGCAACACCTCATAAGTTGTTATTCATTATGCTCAACATATCTGATCACTTGTTTCAATAATTCACTCTAATAGCATTAAACACTTCAATCGAGTGGCCAAAATCAGAACATATATCACATAACATAGTGAAGTCATGACAAGCTTTTGGAAAGGAAAGCAATGACTCTGAATAGGGAGAAGAAAACCTTGCATATATGAGAAGTGGACCCAAGAGAAAGGCGTTTTCAACAGTCCTTAGTCTAAAATCTTTCGGATCTGCATATAGAGAAGAGTAATATATAACTGCGAAAGTTCAGGAGATGGAACacaatattttacaaaaaaaaaaagctaccaGCGAAAAAGATTGGAGCTGCAACTGGAGCACCAGTTGTATGGGCAATGTAAAATAGGGTGTAAAAATGTGGTAACAGTTGGTAGCGCCTCTTCAATGCGGCACGACAGACTTCCTCACACTAATCAAAAGACAGTAGctcataagtgacaataaaaATCTCAAAACAAGAAGTTGACTTTCTTTATAAGATGGCATGCATATCTTGTAAAAGTTATACTTTCAGGTGTATATCTTTCTTATAGTAGGAGCAATACCTCTCCTCCGAAAGACCATGGCTCATGGTCATCAGTGGCAACCTCAGAATGGCCACGACAGAATGGAAACATAGCTCCAACGCCCATCCAACGTCCAAATAGCCGCGGAGTTGCATTGCCACCAAAGCCACCTATATCTGGCCCTGATAAGGGCTGACCGCTAAGCCCCTGAATGCAATTTAACATATCATAGTTAAAAATAATGTAGCAATCGTATATGAGAAACCTTCcagcaaaatcatattttacTCATTTATGCGGCTAGCTCTACTAAAGTGAGAAAAAGGTATGATGTTATAAGCAGCATTGGAGCTTAAGGAACACAAGACggttatctaatctattaaaagggaaatacaaaattatattactttatCATGCCATTAAGATATTTATTGAATCTATTTAAGTATGTTTgttttttcctaatttaaattatagattTCTCTAATCGAATCttaaccaaaatagatttacaAACGTTTGAAAATACGGTTAATGTTAAGAATATTTACCATACGATGTAGAAAAACTTTTTTacgtatataaaaatgaaaccgAACACCCGCGCAAAGTTATAGTTAatgtttatgtttataaatttttaagttGTCAAGATTATTTAGGCGTAATAGTCACACAAAATAGATCAATACTAATTATTGTGAATGATAATTCCAGTCAATGGTTTTATGTTGTGATAAAGATGAAGCAAACTCTTGAAATTCTTACCAGCTGAAGCACCATGGATATAGACATATGTAGATGCTCCCAGGTTGAAAGGTTATCTCCTGTCCAAGTAGCAGCATATCTCTGGCTCCCTATGAATCCAGCCCTTGTCAATACAAAAGGTCGCTTATTCTTATCAGCTAGCTCAATCCCTTCATAAGTTGACCTTGCCATCAAAGTCCCATAGACCTAGACAGTGACACAATCTTCAATGTGTTAACTTCAAATGCCTAGAATTGtacctaaaacatgcaaaaAGACAGCTACCGCAAGAagaaaatgtttatattttggCTAAAATATACATTAAGAGACCAACACAGACATTCATAATTGTCGTAGCAATAATAGATATTTGTACTAGCTGTATGTCTGTCTATCACTCTATATATTACACACACAAAACCACTATGTAATGTGATAATCTAGAACGGCAAGGACTCATTGCAAATGTGATAATGTGATACATGCAGTAATGCAtaggaaaatttaaaattgagtAGAACAAGAAAAATACGTTGTGGTAGTGTGAGTGGTTTTGAACACCTCCAAGCTCATCTTCTCCACAGTGAATATTGTTCTCAGGCATTGTCTTTGTCACTGTCTGCGCATAGACAAAATAAGGACAcatgaaaaatggaaaaagattcagactataaaataacaaaagatGAAAGTAAGTTAGACAAAGTTTACGTTGAAAACTGCAGGCTCATTCATATCGTTCCAGATACCATCAACACCATTTGATATAAAGTCTTTAACTAAACTAGCCCACCAAGACCGAGTTTTGGAATTTGTATAGTCAGGGAAAACGCAAGGTCCAGGCCATACTTCACCTAATGAaaccaaacataaaatttcCGGAATTTGCTGCATATACATCAAGATAACAAGACAAGATAGCATGAAAATCATAACACCAAAGTGAAATACCAATGAAGGGCTTCCCATCTGCTTGTTTAACCCAAACATCGTCTTTGCTTCCACTATCGTAGACAGAATATCCTTCCTCTTTCTTTATTCCAGGGTCAAGCATCCATACCGCTTTGAAACCATTATTATGAAGATAGTTTGCCAAAGCACTAGGATCCGGGAAACGTTCCTGAACGTTATATtccataaattattaattttatttcataccATGGTAACTACTGGTAAAAATATACTTGAAATAtccagaacaaaaaaaaatgcctTGTCGAATGTGAAACAACGAAAACCGTCCATGTAGTCAATATCCATCCATATCACGTCTGCAGGAATCTTCTTGTCACGAAATGTTTGAGCTATCTGCAATCACTTATAACCTTTCATCATTTCATCAGATTCACCAAACAACCagaatataaacaaaaacacTGACCTCAGCCACTCGCTTCTCTGACATATAACTAAAACGGCATTGGTGGTAGCCTAAGGCCCACTTTGGAGGCATGAAAACAGTTCCTgataaatagaaagtatataaCTTTGATCCAAAAAGAAGAAAGTACATAACTTTTCTTTTGCAAGAAGTATAAAGTATTATAGCAGAATAATACTTGTTAAGGAACAAAAGTCAAGACGAAAAAATAGTCTCAAACCATATAAATTGCTTAAACATTTATCATAACTAGTGATCTTTTCTATAGTCATTGAACCAAGTTAACAGATGATATACGATTAAGAGTTCGAAAAATGATTAAGGAGAACCATTAAAAAACTTACCTATGGCGTGCGACAGGGACTCCAAGACAGCAGTGGGTGAAGAGAATGGACCAAATGTGATAATTGGATATGATGTTGGAGCGATTATTCTTATGATACCCTCTTTCCTCAGATCAATctagacaacaacaaaaatatgttctaattgaagaagacatattacATAGCAACGAGGGGCCCGGTCAGTAGTAAAAGAGGTGGCACCAACAAATTAAGCTATTCATATACCTCACACTTTTGTGTTGTATCAGCAAGAACACCTAGAGTTTCTCCAGTTGGAAGAACAACTAGCACCCATGGATGTGACTGGTACAGTGGGGTGGTTCCAGGGCCATATCCCCATGCATCAGTGTTCCATGTAAACACCTGAACATTTATATTTTCCAAATTAGTTAGGTGAAATAAATAGATGATGTATGCAAAAGAGAATGACTGACCCGTTTTCCTGTTCTCTCCAACTCGCCACCAACTTCTCCCGTTCCATAAAACGACGTGCCAGGAGGAAACTGCATCACAAGTTACAATTAAGTACCGAAATACTGGTATGTTCTTGGATCATGTCAAAATTAACATTGTAAAATAAGTTTTAGAAGACGCTTATAACCTCAAAAGTAACAACTTGCTTCTCCTCAAGAGAAACACAAGTAGGAGTATATGCTGGAACATTGTGACTTATAACCGGAACTTCCCTGTCTTTGATGTTTTTAAATGAAACACTTGGAAATGCAGCTTTCCTATGCTCCACGGAACAGTCAAACCGGAAAACTCCATCCTCCAAAATCGGCTCAAAAATCATTTCGGTTGGAGCAATACCTATAGTTTCCGAGTTATCTCCACTAACTGTCATCTTGACTATGTTTTTTCCCTCTTCCTTCTGCATGCAAAGTGGTTGTACAAGTAAGTTCGCATATAACCTTTTTAGTTATAAGTTCTTCAAGCaaacaagagaaagaaaaaacaaattagcCTCTATCTGAAATA
The Brassica napus cultivar Da-Ae chromosome A1, Da-Ae, whole genome shotgun sequence DNA segment above includes these coding regions:
- the LOC106352949 gene encoding uncharacterized protein LOC106352949 isoform X1; protein product: MILKPLHVELIILSRFVAMSEELPKRLFKEGEEPRVTQINNNCRIDYIIRKFQAWLPKELDVVKKDPVFHQIFKLHENGLGYSARVIHSFLCRELVTFLQHELWFVFARRPLRFSLQEFHAVTGFECDTHISIEEFEEWKYDGGFWSKVLRRKDGTITLFNLWTKDKEAVKKWKNADRIRLIYLAIILCVVLARDEKANIPLKYIAVVMDLDRVRRYPWGVAAYDLLCKSIAKNRSQLKEKTTSYVLDGFSYALQIWAMEAVPKIGKLCGKKLDKGFKDGPRCINWMGAAKVSYEEIIRLEEIITPKDDIYPYISWTGNYDVVKAQAFRRDDDVEDDRIKVLMEMIKKGHDFSEHVWETEENEVISLSLDDESAVNDEASVNVEAAESDDDFQTPKGSKNVGSRSKRGKKRLPDRGMEKRKHKVLASGAKQAPFNEDMKAFMTQLFEHNFSGMEQRIQKQMAETFEQMRTELKQSRKEASVEVELGEPSPTKPSTSQAPLRRSTRGDGSETTFDVNYSEADDLGRGIGTQGVEGLSQTSYVPGFDPSQDKKEEDWWTPMTSVRGSVDNPVKKEKTEMNTAPPPSQWEKWCKRKGHGLQLSDSPLPEDASPQASLYYISEESWKGFTEWALKPIPLTIGPTCFNLSVATRVVSAGKWLGNEVMNLVLTFSEFIFLTLLICYIT
- the LOC106352949 gene encoding uncharacterized protein LOC106352949 isoform X2, with the translated sequence MSEELPKRLFKEGEEPRVTQINNNCRIDYIIRKFQAWLPKELDVVKKDPVFHQIFKLHENGLGYSARVIHSFLCRELVTFLQHELWFVFARRPLRFSLQEFHAVTGFECDTHISIEEFEEWKYDGGFWSKVLRRKDGTITLFNLWTKDKEAVKKWKNADRIRLIYLAIILCVVLARDEKANIPLKYIAVVMDLDRVRRYPWGVAAYDLLCKSIAKNRSQLKEKTTSYVLDGFSYALQIWAMEAVPKIGKLCGKKLDKGFKDGPRCINWMGAAKVSYEEIIRLEEIITPKDDIYPYISWTGNYDVVKAQAFRRDDDVEDDRIKVLMEMIKKGHDFSEHVWETEENEVISLSLDDESAVNDEASVNVEAAESDDDFQTPKGSKNVGSRSKRGKKRLPDRGMEKRKHKVLASGAKQAPFNEDMKAFMTQLFEHNFSGMEQRIQKQMAETFEQMRTELKQSRKEASVEVELGEPSPTKPSTSQAPLRRSTRGDGSETTFDVNYSEADDLGRGIGTQGVEGLSQTSYVPGFDPSQDKKEEDWWTPMTSVRGSVDNPVKKEKTEMNTAPPPSQWEKWCKRKGHGLQLSDSPLPEDASPQASLYYISEESWKGFTEWALKPIPLTIGPTCFNLSVATRVVSAGKWLGNEVMNLVLTFSEFIFLTLLICYIT
- the LOC106352948 gene encoding alpha-glucosidase 2, giving the protein MQLDHSQKEEGKNIVKMTVSGDNSETIGIAPTEMIFEPILEDGVFRFDCSVEHRKAAFPSVSFKNIKDREVPVISHNVPAYTPTCVSLEEKQVVTFEFPPGTSFYGTGEVGGELERTGKRVFTWNTDAWGYGPGTTPLYQSHPWVLVVLPTGETLGVLADTTQKCEIDLRKEGIIRIIAPTSYPIITFGPFSSPTAVLESLSHAIGTVFMPPKWALGYHQCRFSYMSEKRVAEIAQTFRDKKIPADVIWMDIDYMDGFRCFTFDKERFPDPSALANYLHNNGFKAVWMLDPGIKKEEGYSVYDSGSKDDVWVKQADGKPFIGEVWPGPCVFPDYTNSKTRSWWASLVKDFISNGVDGIWNDMNEPAVFNTVTKTMPENNIHCGEDELGGVQNHSHYHNVYGTLMARSTYEGIELADKNKRPFVLTRAGFIGSQRYAATWTGDNLSTWEHLHMSISMVLQLGLSGQPLSGPDIGGFGGNATPRLFGRWMGVGAMFPFCRGHSEVATDDHEPWSFGGECEEVCRAALKRRYQLLPHFYTLFYIAHTTGAPVAAPIFFADPKDFRLRTVENAFLLGPLLIYASTLNNQGSHELHHIIPKGTWLRFDFEDSHPDLPTLYLRGGSIISVAPPHLHVGEFTLSDDLTLLVSLDENGKAEGLLFEDDGDGYGYTKGKFLITNYIAEKHSSIVTVKVSKTEGDWQRPKRRVHVRLLLGGGAMLDAWGMDGETIKINVPSEHEVSELITKSNESFKLHMENTKLIPEKEMLPGQKGMELSRIPIELNNGNWKLNIIPWIGGRILSMSHVPSGVQWLHSRIDINGYEEYSSTEYRSSGCTEEYNIIETDLEHASEEESLILEGDVGGGLVLQRKINIPSDNPNILRIASTIEARSVGAGSGGYSRLACLRVHPTFTLFHPTESFVSFTSIDGLKHEVWPDSGEQIYEGNNIPHGKWMLVDKSLNLQLVNMFDVSQVVKCIVNWDSGTVNLELWSEDRPVSKESPLEIEHEYEVTSFP